A section of the Luteolibacter flavescens genome encodes:
- a CDS encoding alpha/beta hydrolase: MLTRWRKIGRRLLVSGVVVLLLGLVSCGLTTKLVSEAIVQPPRKGVAAPVPEDFAARTFVLPDKVEMRVWEARPKELPRAAILVLHGVSDSKASQVEGLRYLARRGVYAMAPDFRAHGDSGGKFATYGYQEKNDLTLLRRAIEKEFPGIPVGLWGTSYGGAVALQAMSVDGGFDFGIIESTFADLRAVAQDQVTMRTTLPVSGLGPYFIDAAGKLASFDPGAVAPERAIEKVRAPVLHLHGEADELIPIAQGWRIASHAKGENYRFVPIARGTHYHLRAGDPAKYHREVEGFLDKVVPRVR, from the coding sequence ATGCTGACAAGATGGCGGAAAATCGGGCGGAGGCTCCTGGTTTCCGGCGTCGTCGTGCTGCTGCTGGGGTTGGTTTCCTGCGGGCTCACCACGAAGCTCGTTTCAGAGGCGATCGTGCAGCCGCCGCGCAAGGGCGTGGCCGCCCCGGTGCCAGAGGACTTCGCTGCCCGCACCTTTGTCCTGCCGGACAAGGTGGAGATGCGCGTGTGGGAAGCCCGCCCGAAGGAGCTGCCCCGCGCCGCCATCCTCGTGCTGCACGGCGTCTCCGACTCGAAGGCGAGCCAGGTGGAGGGGCTGCGCTACCTCGCCCGCCGCGGCGTCTATGCCATGGCCCCGGATTTCCGCGCGCATGGCGACAGCGGCGGGAAATTCGCCACCTACGGGTATCAGGAAAAGAACGATCTCACTTTGCTACGCCGCGCCATCGAGAAGGAATTCCCCGGCATCCCGGTCGGGCTCTGGGGTACCTCATATGGCGGGGCCGTCGCGCTGCAGGCCATGTCGGTGGACGGGGGATTCGACTTCGGCATCATCGAGAGCACCTTCGCCGATCTCCGCGCCGTCGCGCAGGATCAGGTGACCATGCGGACCACGCTGCCGGTCAGCGGGCTCGGCCCGTATTTCATCGACGCCGCGGGCAAGCTCGCCTCCTTCGACCCCGGGGCCGTGGCCCCCGAGCGCGCCATCGAAAAGGTCCGCGCCCCCGTGCTGCACCTCCACGGCGAGGCCGACGAGCTCATCCCCATCGCCCAAGGCTGGCGCATCGCCAGCCACGCCAAGGGGGAGAACTACCGCTTCGTCCCCATCGCCCGAGGCACCCACTACCACCTCCGCGCCGGTGACCCCGCGAAGTACCACCGCGAGGTGGAGGGCTTCCTGGACAAGGTGGTGCCGAGGGTGAGGTGA
- a CDS encoding S1C family serine protease yields the protein MKTSLLATALHAALLTGAYAQGSDDVPLMRPEEAETVQRQAMQFIDAVRPSVRPVVPSTVWVWADTGSGKRSVAYGTIVQDGTKALTKWSEIAMARGPIQVVGGDGATAKAKVIGVYQEEDLALLQLDGAQYHPVSFNALAAPKLGRFLIAASPDDTPVSVGVVAVEARSLREKDQAFLGVIANTDPPAKGLRIESVEDGSAAADAGLQKGDLILSVGGRDVGGLIELKSVLSAYRPGDSVEIRFDRKGEEITLKAELKERGANFPGFPNGRLSQMERMGSKEKGLSIVREGFPTAIQTDLRVGREQCGGPVVDLDGNLVGISIARADRTRSFVIPAKHIQDLLSREPVSAEVAQAAMEEEEANRRQQVRQNLPPQQNVPRAIPAPRGAAENLRRNLEEMELLMERMRAEMDGLEE from the coding sequence ATGAAAACAAGTCTTCTAGCGACCGCACTTCACGCCGCTCTCCTGACCGGCGCGTATGCCCAGGGCAGTGACGATGTCCCGCTGATGCGCCCGGAGGAAGCCGAGACCGTCCAGCGCCAGGCGATGCAATTCATTGATGCCGTGCGCCCGTCCGTGCGCCCGGTGGTCCCGTCCACCGTATGGGTCTGGGCGGATACCGGCAGCGGGAAGCGCTCCGTGGCCTACGGAACCATCGTGCAGGACGGCACGAAGGCCCTCACGAAGTGGAGTGAGATCGCCATGGCCCGCGGCCCCATCCAGGTGGTTGGCGGCGATGGTGCGACCGCGAAGGCGAAGGTGATCGGCGTCTATCAGGAGGAGGATCTCGCCCTGCTCCAGCTCGATGGCGCGCAATATCACCCCGTGAGTTTCAATGCCTTGGCGGCGCCGAAGCTCGGTCGCTTCCTCATCGCCGCCTCGCCGGATGACACGCCCGTCAGCGTCGGCGTCGTGGCCGTAGAGGCGCGCTCCCTGCGCGAGAAGGACCAGGCATTCCTCGGCGTGATCGCGAATACCGATCCGCCGGCCAAGGGCCTGCGAATCGAGAGTGTCGAGGACGGCAGTGCCGCTGCGGATGCAGGCCTGCAGAAGGGCGATCTCATCCTCTCCGTGGGTGGCCGGGATGTCGGCGGTCTCATCGAGCTGAAGTCAGTGCTTTCCGCCTATCGCCCCGGTGACTCCGTGGAAATCCGCTTTGACCGGAAGGGTGAGGAAATCACCCTCAAGGCCGAGCTCAAGGAGCGCGGCGCGAATTTCCCCGGCTTCCCCAATGGCCGTCTCAGTCAGATGGAGCGCATGGGATCGAAGGAAAAGGGTCTTAGCATCGTCCGCGAAGGCTTCCCCACCGCCATCCAGACCGACCTCCGCGTCGGGCGCGAGCAGTGCGGCGGTCCTGTCGTCGATCTCGACGGGAATCTCGTCGGCATCTCCATCGCCCGTGCCGACCGCACGCGCAGCTTCGTGATTCCTGCCAAGCACATCCAAGACTTGCTCTCCCGCGAGCCCGTCTCCGCGGAAGTCGCCCAGGCTGCCATGGAGGAGGAAGAGGCGAACCGCCGCCAGCAGGTCCGTCAGAATCTGCCTCCGCAGCAGAACGTCCCCCGCGCCATCCCCGCACCCCGCGGAGCCGCCGAGAACCTCCGCCGGAATCTGGAAGAAATGGAACTCCTCATGGAACGCATGCGGGCGGAGATGGATGGGCTGGAGGAGTGA
- a CDS encoding S1C family serine protease has protein sequence MAGAVLALASLQPVWSREPVGSVEDIRKLEAKIEAVAAKAMKSTVALISEESGASGSGVIVTADGLILTAAHVIEGAEAVTVVFPDGKQVKGKVLGANLSKDIGMVQMEDKGPWPFMERGESGPLEAGDWVIAMGHSTGFDPARTPPVRFGSVVSDGPGNFLTTDCTLIGGDSGGPLFDLDGKVVGINSSIGVSLKNNNHAGVDGFKEDWKRLIDGEVWGRLQMDPMANSERAVMGIELGGPVRGGGIVIAGVSEHASKAGLRPNDILVTVEGNKVRDGRALQLYLAKKQAGEKVKVGVLRGGNEKPVELEIELKQRNQIR, from the coding sequence GTGGCTGGAGCCGTCCTGGCCCTGGCCTCGTTGCAGCCCGTCTGGTCCCGCGAGCCCGTGGGGTCCGTCGAGGACATACGCAAGCTTGAAGCCAAGATCGAGGCCGTGGCCGCCAAGGCCATGAAGTCCACCGTGGCCCTCATTTCCGAGGAAAGCGGCGCCTCCGGCTCTGGCGTCATCGTCACCGCGGACGGTCTCATTCTCACCGCCGCCCACGTCATCGAGGGCGCGGAAGCGGTCACCGTCGTCTTCCCGGACGGCAAGCAGGTGAAAGGCAAGGTCCTCGGCGCGAACCTCTCCAAGGACATCGGCATGGTCCAGATGGAGGACAAGGGCCCGTGGCCCTTCATGGAGCGCGGCGAATCCGGCCCGCTTGAGGCAGGGGACTGGGTCATCGCCATGGGCCACTCGACCGGCTTCGACCCCGCCCGCACCCCGCCGGTGCGCTTTGGCTCCGTCGTTTCGGATGGCCCGGGGAATTTCCTCACCACCGACTGCACCCTCATCGGCGGTGACTCCGGTGGACCGCTTTTCGATCTCGATGGCAAGGTCGTGGGAATCAACTCCTCCATCGGCGTCTCCCTGAAGAACAACAACCACGCCGGCGTGGACGGCTTCAAGGAAGACTGGAAGCGCCTCATCGACGGGGAAGTGTGGGGCCGTCTCCAGATGGACCCCATGGCAAACTCCGAGCGGGCCGTCATGGGCATCGAGCTCGGCGGCCCGGTCCGCGGCGGCGGCATCGTCATCGCCGGGGTCAGCGAGCATGCCTCGAAGGCGGGTCTTCGCCCGAATGACATCCTCGTCACCGTGGAGGGAAACAAGGTCCGCGACGGCCGCGCCCTCCAGCTCTACCTCGCGAAGAAGCAGGCAGGCGAGAAGGTGAAGGTCGGCGTCCTCCGTGGAGGAAATGAAAAGCCGGTCGAGCTTGAGATCGAATTGAAGCAAAGGAATCAGATTCGTTGA
- the rpiB gene encoding ribose 5-phosphate isomerase B → MSQKSLRIALGADHGGVDLKDALVAHLKAAGHEVTDFGTQGHESVDYADFANLVGRAVSDGTNDFGVLCCTSGVGVSIAANRHRHVRAANVRTVEETVTTRQHNDANILCLGGKTVDVETAKAMADAFLSTAFEGGRHEQRVCKSSGSRIAEIDPDLYAAIVAEEKRQRNNIELIASENFASPAVMEAQGSVLTNKYAEGYPGKRWYGGCENVDVVEQLAIDRAKKIFGAEHANVQAHSGSQANTAVYFSVLKPGDKILTMDLSHGGHLTHGHKANFSGKFYDVVHYGVSKEDEQIDYDHLAELAREVKPALITCGASAYSRVIDFERMSQIAREVGAYLFVDMAHIAGLVAAGVHPNPVPHADFVTSTTHKSLRGPRGGIILCKEEFAKKIDAQVFPGIQGGPLMHVIAAKAVCFGEALKPEFRTYQEQIVKNSQALAARLTEHGFRIVSGGTDNHVMMVDLRSKGLNGSDASHALDEAGITVNKNSIPFDTGTPMKPSGIRIGTPAVTTRGMKEKDVEQVADFIAEALGAIGDEAKLHVIRDKVFAFNRAFPMPM, encoded by the coding sequence ATGAGCCAGAAGTCCCTGCGTATTGCCCTCGGCGCCGATCACGGCGGAGTAGACCTGAAGGATGCCCTCGTCGCCCACCTCAAGGCCGCCGGCCATGAGGTCACCGACTTCGGCACGCAAGGCCACGAGTCCGTGGACTACGCGGACTTCGCCAATCTGGTGGGCCGCGCCGTCTCCGACGGCACGAATGACTTCGGCGTGCTCTGCTGCACCTCCGGCGTGGGCGTCTCCATCGCCGCGAACCGCCACCGCCACGTGCGCGCGGCAAATGTCCGCACCGTGGAGGAGACCGTCACCACCCGCCAGCACAACGACGCAAACATCCTCTGCTTGGGCGGCAAGACCGTGGACGTGGAAACGGCGAAGGCGATGGCCGATGCTTTCCTTTCCACCGCCTTCGAGGGTGGCCGCCACGAGCAGCGCGTCTGCAAGTCCTCCGGCTCCCGCATCGCGGAGATCGATCCCGACCTCTACGCGGCCATCGTCGCCGAGGAGAAGCGCCAGCGGAACAACATCGAGCTGATCGCTTCCGAGAACTTCGCCTCGCCCGCCGTGATGGAGGCGCAGGGCTCCGTGCTGACGAACAAGTATGCCGAGGGCTACCCGGGCAAGCGCTGGTACGGCGGCTGTGAAAACGTGGACGTGGTCGAGCAGCTCGCCATTGATCGCGCGAAGAAGATCTTCGGCGCTGAGCACGCGAACGTGCAGGCCCACTCCGGCTCGCAGGCGAATACGGCGGTGTATTTCTCCGTGCTGAAGCCCGGCGACAAGATCCTGACCATGGATCTCTCGCACGGCGGCCACCTCACCCACGGCCACAAGGCGAACTTCTCCGGCAAATTCTACGACGTGGTCCACTACGGCGTGAGCAAGGAGGACGAGCAGATCGACTACGACCACCTCGCCGAGCTCGCCCGCGAGGTGAAGCCCGCGCTGATCACCTGCGGGGCCAGCGCCTACTCGCGCGTGATCGACTTCGAGCGCATGTCGCAGATCGCCCGCGAGGTGGGTGCCTATCTCTTCGTGGACATGGCGCACATCGCCGGCCTCGTGGCCGCGGGGGTGCATCCGAATCCCGTGCCGCACGCCGACTTCGTCACCTCCACGACGCACAAGTCCCTGCGCGGCCCGCGCGGCGGCATCATCCTGTGTAAGGAGGAGTTCGCGAAGAAGATCGACGCGCAGGTCTTCCCGGGCATCCAGGGTGGCCCGCTGATGCACGTCATCGCCGCGAAGGCGGTGTGCTTCGGCGAGGCTCTCAAGCCGGAATTCCGCACCTATCAGGAGCAGATCGTGAAGAACTCGCAGGCACTCGCCGCGCGCCTCACCGAGCATGGCTTCCGCATCGTCTCCGGCGGCACGGACAACCACGTGATGATGGTGGACCTCCGCTCGAAGGGTCTGAACGGCTCCGATGCCTCGCACGCCTTGGATGAGGCGGGCATCACGGTGAACAAGAACTCGATCCCCTTTGACACCGGCACGCCGATGAAGCCGAGCGGCATCCGCATCGGCACGCCCGCCGTGACCACCCGCGGCATGAAGGAGAAGGACGTCGAGCAGGTGGCCGACTTCATCGCCGAAGCGCTCGGAGCGATCGGTGACGAGGCCAAGCTGCACGTCATCCGCGACAAGGTGTTTGCCTTCAACCGCGCCTTCCCGATGCCGATGTGA
- the ppk1 gene encoding polyphosphate kinase 1 yields the protein MSLPFINRELSWLEFNQRVLNEALRGDLPLLERVKFLAISASNMDEFFQVRVGSLILMRRSGRKNPDPSGLTPAQQLAAIRKRVQQMTEDQYSLFTQVLTPALQEAGIRLLDAKSLSPAQANKVAEAFHDSISPLLTPLAVVPGEEPPLVPALQLIVACRISDTETGAIRHALIPIPDGLGRRIPVGDGEGVSFMLIEDVVALHAGELFPGEDVDATACFRVTRNGDIAVQEDDAADLAGEMEEVLAARKLSDTVRLELPASMPRDLAKVIQEVCGAPSEGTYRLAGPLALSGFMDLAFTPGFDHLRDEDWPSQQSPDIEPGDSMFDAIGRRDVLLHHPYESFEPVMRFIEEAADDPHVVSIKQVLYRTAKQSRIIDALIRAAENGKAVTVLVELKARFDEARNLLRAEELQRAGAQIVYGVKGLKTHAKICLVVRREEGRLRRYVHLGTGNYNESTARLYTDISLLSCRPEYGADASLFFNAVTGRSKLLRFQRLVPAPTAMKPRLLDLIASEAERARQGEPARILAKVNSLQDPDIIAALYQASKAGVEINLNVRGICCLKTGDAKFSKHIRVVSVIDRYLEHARIFYFHHGGDPEIFIASADWMGRNLDRRVELMVPIEDSRARRRLLRILESFFQDNVQASKILPDGSAERLKPGPGVKKFRAQEHFFKEARRAAKARDHERAMTFEPHRPK from the coding sequence ATGTCGCTCCCCTTCATCAACCGCGAGCTATCCTGGCTGGAATTCAACCAGCGCGTGCTGAACGAGGCGCTGCGCGGTGACCTGCCGCTGCTGGAGCGCGTGAAATTCCTCGCGATCAGCGCGTCGAACATGGACGAGTTCTTCCAGGTCCGCGTCGGCAGCCTGATCCTGATGCGGCGCAGCGGGCGGAAGAATCCGGACCCCTCCGGCCTGACACCGGCGCAACAGCTCGCGGCGATCCGCAAGCGGGTGCAGCAGATGACGGAGGATCAATACTCGCTCTTCACGCAGGTGCTGACCCCCGCGCTGCAGGAGGCGGGCATCCGCCTGCTGGATGCGAAGAGCCTCTCTCCCGCACAGGCGAACAAGGTGGCGGAGGCTTTCCATGACTCGATCTCGCCGCTGCTGACGCCGCTGGCCGTGGTGCCGGGCGAGGAGCCGCCGCTGGTGCCCGCGCTACAGCTCATCGTGGCCTGCCGCATTTCCGACACCGAGACCGGGGCGATCCGCCACGCGCTGATCCCCATCCCTGACGGACTCGGCCGCCGCATCCCTGTAGGAGATGGCGAGGGTGTGTCTTTCATGCTCATCGAGGACGTGGTGGCGCTCCATGCTGGCGAGCTTTTCCCCGGCGAGGATGTGGATGCCACGGCGTGCTTCCGAGTGACGCGGAATGGCGACATCGCCGTGCAGGAGGACGACGCCGCCGACCTGGCGGGCGAGATGGAGGAAGTGCTGGCCGCGCGAAAGCTCTCCGACACCGTGCGACTGGAGCTGCCCGCGAGCATGCCGCGCGATCTGGCGAAGGTGATCCAGGAAGTCTGCGGCGCACCCTCCGAGGGCACCTATCGGCTCGCCGGGCCGCTGGCGCTTTCCGGATTCATGGATCTGGCATTCACGCCGGGCTTCGACCACCTGCGGGATGAGGATTGGCCGTCACAGCAATCGCCGGACATCGAGCCGGGCGACTCCATGTTTGACGCGATCGGCCGCCGCGACGTGCTGCTGCACCATCCCTACGAGAGCTTCGAGCCGGTGATGCGCTTCATCGAGGAGGCCGCGGACGATCCGCATGTGGTCTCCATCAAGCAGGTGCTGTATCGCACGGCGAAGCAGTCCCGCATCATCGACGCGCTGATCCGCGCGGCGGAGAATGGCAAGGCGGTGACGGTGCTGGTGGAGCTGAAGGCCCGCTTCGACGAGGCGCGGAACCTGTTGCGCGCGGAGGAGCTCCAGCGGGCGGGCGCACAGATCGTCTATGGCGTGAAGGGCCTGAAGACGCACGCGAAAATCTGCCTGGTGGTGCGCCGCGAGGAGGGCCGCCTGCGCCGCTACGTCCACCTCGGCACGGGGAACTACAACGAGAGCACGGCGCGCCTCTACACGGATATCTCGCTGCTGAGCTGCCGCCCGGAGTACGGCGCGGATGCTTCGCTTTTCTTCAATGCGGTGACCGGCCGGTCGAAGCTGCTGCGCTTCCAGCGGCTGGTGCCCGCCCCGACAGCGATGAAGCCGCGGCTGCTGGACCTGATCGCGTCCGAGGCCGAGCGTGCTCGCCAGGGCGAACCGGCCCGCATCCTGGCGAAGGTGAATTCGCTGCAGGACCCGGACATCATCGCCGCGCTCTATCAGGCGTCGAAGGCCGGGGTGGAGATCAACCTGAACGTCCGCGGCATCTGCTGCCTGAAGACGGGCGACGCGAAGTTCTCGAAGCACATCCGCGTGGTCTCGGTGATCGACCGATATCTGGAGCATGCGCGGATCTTCTACTTCCACCACGGCGGCGACCCGGAAATCTTCATCGCGTCCGCGGACTGGATGGGCCGGAATCTCGACCGCCGCGTGGAACTGATGGTGCCCATCGAGGACAGCCGCGCGCGGCGGCGCCTGCTGCGGATCCTGGAGTCGTTTTTCCAGGACAACGTGCAGGCATCGAAGATCCTGCCGGATGGCTCGGCCGAGCGCTTGAAGCCGGGACCGGGCGTGAAGAAATTCCGCGCGCAGGAGCATTTCTTCAAGGAAGCCCGCCGGGCGGCAAAGGCCCGGGACCACGAGCGAGCCATGACCTTCGAGCCGCATCGGCCGAAGTGA
- a CDS encoding HD domain-containing protein: protein MPATPVSDATGSLVTAIHVGASSVSMLVAETQPNGTHVAVDFLEQPVSLARDVFRHGKISAETTERIVEILSDYQSALTEYGADGRDITRAVATNILIEATNHDIFLNRIHIACGLSITPIDDGEMTRLIYLKTRRRLKDTPAMKRRCALVVHVGPGNTRALLFQDSAITRYTSYRLGTHRTREATDASHAEGPAMLRVIREHTSGNLAQMRFDYHDVELEGLVVIGYEIQQIARYLSKGGTAVSTKALQKLALEASQMSELDLVNRYQIDYQTAEALLPALETNLAIAETFGLKELHIPASDYEQGILLDLLVSGSLAGTLDQEVLRSAKILASRYQSDPRHGEHVGKICQHLFTELQDLHGMTKHDAMLLQVAAILHEVGTYVSPRAHHKHSEYIILNSEIFGLDRLDINMIAMIARYHRHSGPRIDHPNYRALDTVDRIRVAKLSALLRVADALERTHDQRIHEILLRRDERRLRLVLPGVTDAAVERLAMASKADLFEQVFGLEVVIDDAG, encoded by the coding sequence ATGCCAGCCACGCCTGTTTCCGACGCCACCGGTTCGCTCGTCACCGCGATCCACGTCGGGGCCAGTTCCGTGTCCATGCTGGTCGCCGAGACCCAGCCGAATGGAACCCACGTGGCGGTGGATTTCCTGGAGCAGCCCGTCTCCCTCGCCCGCGATGTCTTCCGCCATGGAAAGATCAGCGCGGAGACCACCGAGCGCATCGTGGAGATCCTGAGCGACTATCAGAGCGCGCTGACGGAATACGGTGCGGACGGCCGCGACATCACCCGGGCGGTGGCGACGAACATCCTCATCGAGGCGACGAATCACGACATCTTCCTGAACCGCATCCACATCGCCTGCGGGCTGTCGATCACACCGATCGACGATGGCGAGATGACGCGCCTGATCTATCTGAAGACACGCCGGAGGCTGAAGGACACGCCGGCGATGAAGCGACGCTGCGCGCTGGTGGTGCACGTGGGCCCGGGGAATACCCGCGCGCTGCTTTTCCAAGACAGCGCGATCACCCGCTACACCAGCTACCGGCTGGGCACGCATCGCACGCGCGAGGCCACGGACGCGTCCCATGCCGAGGGCCCGGCGATGCTGCGGGTGATCCGCGAGCACACATCGGGGAATCTCGCGCAGATGCGCTTCGACTATCACGACGTGGAGCTCGAGGGCCTGGTGGTCATCGGCTACGAGATCCAGCAGATCGCGCGCTATCTTTCCAAGGGCGGCACGGCGGTCTCCACGAAGGCGCTGCAAAAGCTGGCGCTGGAGGCTTCCCAGATGAGCGAGCTGGACCTGGTGAACCGCTACCAGATCGACTACCAGACGGCGGAGGCGCTGCTGCCCGCGCTGGAGACAAATCTGGCGATCGCCGAGACCTTTGGCCTGAAAGAGCTGCACATCCCGGCCAGCGACTACGAGCAGGGCATCCTGCTGGACCTGCTGGTGTCCGGCAGCCTGGCCGGCACGCTGGACCAGGAGGTGCTGCGCTCGGCGAAGATCCTGGCGTCACGCTACCAGTCCGATCCGCGCCACGGCGAGCACGTGGGGAAGATCTGCCAGCATCTCTTCACCGAGCTGCAGGACCTGCACGGCATGACGAAGCACGATGCGATGCTGCTGCAAGTGGCGGCCATCCTCCACGAGGTGGGCACCTACGTCAGCCCGCGCGCGCACCACAAGCACTCCGAGTATATCATCCTGAACAGCGAGATCTTCGGGCTCGACCGGCTGGACATCAACATGATCGCGATGATCGCCCGCTACCACCGCCACTCCGGCCCGCGGATCGACCACCCGAACTACCGCGCGCTGGACACCGTGGACCGCATCCGCGTGGCGAAGCTCTCCGCGCTGCTGCGCGTGGCGGACGCCCTGGAGCGAACGCACGACCAGCGCATCCACGAGATCCTGCTGCGCCGCGACGAACGCCGCTTGCGGCTGGTGCTTCCCGGGGTGACAGATGCCGCGGTGGAACGGTTGGCGATGGCGTCGAAGGCGGATCTCTTCGAGCAGGTCTTCGGGCTCGAAGTGGTCATCGATGACGCGGGGTAG
- a CDS encoding peptidylprolyl isomerase: MLRVNGEQADPALIEDAYVRFKAEAELASEVSCCERDDEFRAQAEEEVIDGILLAQEAERRVPQPLADEVRTAFEETLREWRRHGASWDLLDAQRDSLRAETVSQLRMERFTASLWDGLPELTYDELRTWYDANITRFRTPAEAQVLHMVRFPENSNPWEDYAAMLAIRTRALAGEDFATLAAENTQKKSGETDLGWIDQQRLLNPFEAMLFSMQEGEISPVFHYEQAYHLVKVTGVRPASVQPFEEVVNSIREEVARTRRLQVLKDLAAELRTTAVIERE, encoded by the coding sequence ATGCTGCGAGTCAATGGTGAGCAGGCCGATCCCGCGCTGATCGAGGATGCCTATGTCCGCTTCAAGGCGGAGGCGGAACTGGCCAGCGAGGTCTCCTGCTGCGAGCGGGATGATGAATTCCGCGCACAGGCAGAGGAGGAGGTCATCGATGGCATCCTGCTCGCCCAGGAGGCGGAGCGCCGCGTGCCGCAGCCACTCGCAGACGAGGTCCGCACGGCCTTCGAGGAAACCTTGCGCGAGTGGCGACGCCACGGTGCCTCGTGGGACCTGCTGGACGCCCAGCGCGACTCGCTGCGCGCGGAGACCGTCTCGCAGCTCCGCATGGAGCGCTTCACCGCCAGCCTGTGGGACGGCCTGCCGGAGCTGACTTACGATGAGCTTCGTACTTGGTACGACGCGAATATCACCCGCTTCCGTACGCCCGCCGAGGCGCAGGTGCTCCATATGGTGCGCTTCCCGGAGAATTCCAATCCGTGGGAAGACTACGCCGCCATGCTGGCCATTCGCACCCGCGCGCTAGCCGGCGAGGACTTCGCCACGCTGGCCGCCGAGAATACCCAGAAGAAAAGCGGCGAGACCGATCTCGGGTGGATCGACCAGCAGCGTTTGCTGAATCCCTTCGAGGCGATGCTCTTCTCGATGCAGGAGGGCGAAATCAGCCCCGTCTTCCACTACGAGCAGGCCTACCACCTCGTGAAGGTTACCGGCGTCCGCCCGGCCTCCGTCCAGCCCTTCGAAGAAGTCGTCAACAGCATCCGGGAGGAAGTCGCGCGCACCCGCCGCCTGCAGGTGCTGAAGGATCTCGCCGCCGAACTCCGCACCACCGCGGTCATCGAGCGGGAGTGA
- the rpe gene encoding ribulose-phosphate 3-epimerase encodes MTQEAPGLSWRLAPRAGEATFPDVIPPTCRDRVISPSLLAADFSRIRDEVTRAIHSGADWIHLDVMDGHFVDNISFGPAVVQAVHETNDIYLDVHLMVSRPDHFLPRFIAAGSDLITVHVEADHDVAATLRAIREAGCKAGLALNPATPFEAVVPYLDQIDLLLCMTVVPGFGGQAFMDEVLPKIEAAAQWRDEHGLAYHIEVDGGIDALTAARCAKAGANVMVAGSSTFRAPDMAQAVKQIREA; translated from the coding sequence ATGACACAGGAAGCCCCCGGCCTTTCTTGGCGCTTGGCACCCCGGGCGGGGGAGGCCACCTTCCCCGACGTGATCCCGCCGACCTGCCGCGACCGTGTCATTTCGCCCTCCCTGCTAGCCGCCGATTTTTCCCGCATCCGCGATGAGGTGACGCGCGCGATCCACTCCGGCGCGGACTGGATCCACCTGGACGTGATGGACGGCCACTTCGTGGACAATATCTCCTTCGGCCCGGCCGTGGTGCAGGCGGTCCATGAGACAAATGACATCTACCTGGACGTCCACCTCATGGTCTCGCGGCCGGATCACTTCCTGCCACGCTTCATCGCAGCCGGGTCGGATCTCATCACCGTGCACGTGGAGGCGGACCACGACGTGGCCGCCACCCTGCGCGCCATCCGCGAGGCGGGCTGCAAGGCCGGGCTCGCGCTGAATCCCGCCACGCCCTTCGAGGCCGTGGTGCCGTATCTCGACCAGATCGACCTGCTCCTCTGCATGACCGTGGTTCCCGGCTTCGGCGGGCAGGCCTTCATGGATGAAGTGCTGCCGAAGATCGAGGCCGCGGCGCAGTGGCGCGACGAGCACGGGCTGGCTTACCACATCGAGGTGGACGGCGGCATCGACGCCCTCACCGCCGCCCGCTGCGCGAAAGCCGGGGCAAATGTGATGGTCGCGGGCTCCTCCACCTTCCGCGCTCCGGACATGGCGCAAGCGGTGAAGCAGATCCGCGAGGCCTGA
- a CDS encoding polyphosphate kinase 2 family protein: MKIGDALKHYRVKPGGKVDLSALDAGDFSLFPEGGKGASVEVFNQLRDELQSLQKVLYAQNKHRVLVVLQAMDTGGKDGCVKHVFSQVDPQGLAVTAFKKPSEEDLAHDFLWRVHPHVPANGQIAIFNRSHYEDILAVRVKKLFGDEVWKRRYRHVVEFERMLAEEGTTIIKMFLHISKDEQKRRLESRLANPAKYWKFNPDDLSDRARWSEFQTAYEDLIEKTSTEQAPWFIIPANRKWYRNLIVARILVDTLRGLKMDFPTVNWDPRSVVID, from the coding sequence ATGAAAATCGGCGACGCGCTGAAGCACTACCGGGTGAAGCCCGGCGGGAAGGTGGATCTCTCCGCTCTGGATGCGGGCGATTTCTCGCTCTTCCCCGAGGGCGGGAAGGGGGCCTCCGTGGAGGTCTTCAACCAGCTCCGCGACGAGCTCCAGTCTCTCCAGAAGGTGCTCTACGCGCAGAACAAGCACCGCGTGCTGGTGGTGCTGCAGGCCATGGACACCGGAGGGAAGGACGGCTGCGTGAAGCACGTCTTTTCCCAAGTGGACCCGCAGGGGCTTGCCGTGACCGCCTTCAAGAAGCCGAGCGAGGAGGACCTGGCGCACGATTTCCTCTGGCGCGTGCATCCCCACGTCCCGGCGAACGGGCAGATCGCCATTTTCAACCGCAGCCACTATGAGGATATCCTGGCGGTGCGGGTGAAGAAGCTCTTCGGCGACGAGGTGTGGAAGCGCCGCTACCGCCATGTGGTCGAGTTCGAGCGCATGCTGGCGGAGGAGGGGACCACGATCATCAAGATGTTCCTCCACATCTCGAAGGACGAGCAAAAGCGCCGCTTGGAATCCCGCCTCGCGAATCCGGCGAAGTACTGGAAATTCAATCCCGACGATCTCTCGGACCGCGCCCGCTGGTCGGAATTCCAGACCGCCTACGAGGATCTCATCGAGAAGACCAGCACCGAGCAGGCCCCGTGGTTCATCATTCCCGCAAACCGGAAGTGGTACCGTAACCTCATCGTCGCCCGCATTTTGGTAGATACCCTGCGCGGGCTGAAGATGGATTTCCCGACGGTGAATTGGGACCCGCGCTCCGTGGTCATCGATTGA